The following DNA comes from Candidatus Deferrimicrobiaceae bacterium.
GGGCAGACCTCCCCCTTGAAGCCGTACCCGACGGCCCGGTCCGCCACATCCTCCACCGCGAACTGCAGCTCGTTGGGGGTGGAGTACGCGTAGAAGTTGTTCTCGCAGAGGAACACGACGGGGAGCTTGTAGATCCCGGCGAAGTTCATCGCCTCGTGCACGTCCCCCCGGCTGCTCGCTCCCTCGCCGAAGAAGGCGATCGCCACCCGGTCTTCCTTCCCGATCCTGAACTTGTACGCCGTCCCCACGGCGACGGGCAGCGTGGAGCCGAGCATCGACGTGGAGCCGAAGATGCAGCGGGAGAAATCCCCTCCGTGGAGAAAGGAGTCCTTCCCCTTCGAGAAGCCGTCTCGCTTGCCGAAGATCTGGGCCATCAGCCGGTTCGGGTCCGCTCCCTTGGCGAGGAAAGCACCCAGATCGCGGTGCAGCGGGAAGATCCAGTCGTCGGGGCGCAGGTCGTGGCACACGCCCACCACAACGGCCTCCTGCCCCTTCCCCGAGTAGACTCCGCCCTGGATCTTCCCTTGCCTGTCGAGGGCGGAGACGCGGCCCTCGAACTCCCGGATGAGGCGAAGCCAGAAATAGAGTTCCCGCTCCTTCTGCTCGGTCATGTCCCCTCCGCTCGCCTGCTCAGATGTCGATGGCCTCGCCGCCCAGCATCAGAGCCGCCTCCCGGATCGCCTCCGGCAGGGTCGGGTGGGCGTGCACGGTCTTGCCGATTTCGCGGAACGTCGCCTCGAGCGTGAGCGCCAGGCCGAGCTCGGCGATCAGGTCCGACGCGCCATGTCCTATTATATGGCACCCGATGACCTCGCCGTAGCGCTCCTCGGCCACCATCTTCACGAACCCTTCCGTGTGCCCCGACGCCACCGCCCGTCCCAGCGCCGTGAACGGGAACTTCGACACCAAGACCTTGATCCCCCTTCGTTTCGCCTCCTCCTCGGAGAGCCCGATCGTGGCCACCTCGGGCTGGCAGAAGATGCAGGCCGGGATCTTGTCGCGGTCGGGGGGCCTTGTCTCGTGCCCCGCGATGATCTCCGCGGCCGCCACCCCTTCCGCGGAGGCCTCGTGGGCCAGGAGCATCCCGCCGATGACGTCCCCGATCGCGAAGATGGTCGGGCACGCCGTGCGCAGGGAGGCGTCCACCTCCACGTACCCTTTCGAAAGCTTGACTCCGCACGCATCGAGCCCGAGCCCCTCCGTCAGCGGCTTCCTCCCCACGGCGACGAGGAACTTCTCCGCGGGAAGCCTCTCTTCCTTCCCCTTGAGGGAGACGGTGAGCTCCCTTGCCTCCTTGTCCAGGCTCTTCGCCGGGGCGCCGGTCAGCACCCGGATCCCCTGCTTCTGGAACGCCTTCTCCAGCTCCTTGGCCACCTCGCGGTCCGTGCGGGGGAGAAGCTGGTCCTCCATCTCGACCACCGCCACGTCGGCCCCGAACGTCCGGTAGATGTAGGCGAACTCGACCCCCACCGCGCCGCCGCCCAGGACGACGACCGAGCCCGGCATCGTTTCCTGCGCCAGCGCGTCGTCGCTCGTGAGAACGGTTTTACCGTCCGGCTCGATCCCCGGCAGCCCCCGGACCGCCGTTCCCACGGCGACCAGGATCTTTCCCGCCCCGATCTCCTCGTCACCGACCCGAACCGTCGTGGGGGAGGAAATGACGGCGTTTCCCGCGATCAGCTCGATCCCGTTCTTCCGGAAGAGGAAGGAGACCCCCCGGGACATCTTCTCGGACACCTTCCGGCTGCGGCGGATGACCTCCCCGTAGTCGACCGAGAGCCCCTTCACGACGATCCCGTACGCCGCGGCGTTCTTCATCTGCTGGTACAGGTCGGCGCTTTTCAGGATCGCCTTGGAGGGGATGCAGCCCCAGTTCACGCAGACGCCTCCCGGCTTGTCCCTCTCCACCACCGCCACCCGCAGGCCGAGCTGCGCCGCCCGGATCGCGGCCACGTA
Coding sequences within:
- a CDS encoding thiamine pyrophosphate-dependent dehydrogenase E1 component subunit alpha, whose amino-acid sequence is MTEQKERELYFWLRLIREFEGRVSALDRQGKIQGGVYSGKGQEAVVVGVCHDLRPDDWIFPLHRDLGAFLAKGADPNRLMAQIFGKRDGFSKGKDSFLHGGDFSRCIFGSTSMLGSTLPVAVGTAYKFRIGKEDRVAIAFFGEGASSRGDVHEAMNFAGIYKLPVVFLCENNFYAYSTPNELQFAVEDVADRAVGYGFKGEVCPGNDLHSVMKAARKAVDRARSGGGPTFLECKTYRYHGHSEHDRATYRSAEELITWESRDPIERWEVYLEKRKYDIAAIREETGTKVKKIVDDAVAFAEASPHPEGPEAMEDLYATPITEG
- the lpdA gene encoding dihydrolipoyl dehydrogenase; translation: YVAAIRAAQLGLRVAVVERDKPGGVCVNWGCIPSKAILKSADLYQQMKNAAAYGIVVKGLSVDYGEVIRRSRKVSEKMSRGVSFLFRKNGIELIAGNAVISSPTTVRVGDEEIGAGKILVAVGTAVRGLPGIEPDGKTVLTSDDALAQETMPGSVVVLGGGAVGVEFAYIYRTFGADVAVVEMEDQLLPRTDREVAKELEKAFQKQGIRVLTGAPAKSLDKEARELTVSLKGKEERLPAEKFLVAVGRKPLTEGLGLDACGVKLSKGYVEVDASLRTACPTIFAIGDVIGGMLLAHEASAEGVAAAEIIAGHETRPPDRDKIPACIFCQPEVATIGLSEEEAKRRGIKVLVSKFPFTALGRAVASGHTEGFVKMVAEERYGEVIGCHIIGHGASDLIAELGLALTLEATFREIGKTVHAHPTLPEAIREAALMLGGEAIDI